The following are encoded together in the Labeo rohita strain BAU-BD-2019 chromosome 17, IGBB_LRoh.1.0, whole genome shotgun sequence genome:
- the styx gene encoding serine/threonine/tyrosine-interacting protein: MDEGNKLQFPSLPAAKEEQLDWAYPMRREMQEILPGLFLGPYSAAMKSKLSMLEKQGITHIVCVRQDIEANFIKPNFPHKFRYLVLDIADNPVENIIRYFPMTKEFIDGCLETGGKVLVHGNAGISRSAALVIAYLMETFGVKYRDAFSHVQERRFCINPNVGFVHQLQEYEAIYLAKLTIKMMSPIQLGRSFSIQAGMPGSLKRTLEEDEDFGSMQVTAAQNG, translated from the exons ATGGACGAAGGGAATAAACTCCAGTTCCCGTCCCTGCCCGCCGCCAAAGAAGAGCAGCTg GACTGGGCATATCCAATGAGAAGGGAGATGCAG GAAATCCTCCCAGGCTTGTTTCTTGGCCCCTATTCAGCTGCTATGAAGAGTAAG CTCTCAATGCTAGAGAAGCAGGGGATAACTCACATTGTGTGTGTCAGACAAGACATTGAGGCCAACTTTATAAAACCAAACTTCCCCCATAAATTTAG GTACCTAGTTTTAGATATAGCAGATAACCCTGTGGaaaatattattagatattTCCCAATG ACTAAAGAATTTATTGATGGATGTTTAGAGACGGGGG GAAAGGTACTTGTTCATGGAAATGCAGGGATATCAAGAAG CGCTGCCTTAGTTATTGCCTACCTTATGGAGACATTTGGTGTGAAATACAG gGATGCCTTTAGTCATGTACAGGAGAGACGATTTTGCATTAATCCTAATGTAGGCTTTGTTCATCAGCTACAG GAATATGAAGCAATATATCTTGCAAAGCTTACCATCAAGATGATGTCACCCATTCAGCTGGGCAGGTCTTTCTCCATCCAAGCTGGGATGCCAG GAAGCCTAAAGCGGACACTAGAAGAGGACGAAGATTTCGGGAGTATGCAAGTTACAGCAGCACAAAATGGATAG
- the gnpnat1 gene encoding glucosamine 6-phosphate N-acetyltransferase, giving the protein MSPASGMLLDETPLFDPSLLQELDWSSNTVSFSPPISPSQPGQGLVLRPLCTADLDRGFYKVLSQLTVAGDVTEEQFKANFEHMKKSGDYYVIVVEDTNLGQIVATATLIIEHKFIHACAKRGRIEEVVVSDVCRGKQLGKLLVSALTLLSKKLQCYKVTLECAPKNVEFYKKFGYSASDETYMQCRFFD; this is encoded by the exons ATGTCTCC GGCCTCTGGAATGTTGCTCGACGAGACGCCCCTGTTTGATCCTTCTCTGCTCCAAGAGCTGGACTGGAGCAGCAACACCGTCTCCTTCTCGCCCCCCATTTCTCCCTCTCAGCCTGGACAAGGTCTGGTCCTCCGTCCTCTCTGTACTGCTGACTTAGACAGAG GCTTTTATAAGGTCTTATCACAACTCACCGTGGCTGGGGATGTCACAGAAGAACAGTTCAAAG ctAATTTTGAACATATGAAGAAATCTGGAGACTATTATGTCATAGTGGTGGAAGACACAAATCTTGGACAAATTGTTGCCACTGCAACGCTCATCATAGAGCATAAATTTATCCATGCTTGTGCGAag AGAGGGCGTATAGAAGAAGTGGTCGTGAGTGACGTATGCAGAGGGAAACAGCTGGGAAAACT gtTGGTATCAGCATTGACTCTCCTCAGCAAAAAATTGCAGTGCTACAAAGTGACACTAGAGTGTGCGCCAAAAAATGTGGAGTTTTATAAGAAGTTCGGCTACTCCGCTTCAGACGAGACTTACATGCAGTGCCGGTTCTTTGACTGA